The sequence below is a genomic window from bacterium.
CCTTTTTCCTGGCGGAGGAGGTTGGCCTGACACGGCTTTTGATCCCCCGGCCGCCCGGCGCGATGTGCGCCCTCGGGGCGGCCCTGGCCGATTTTCAGATGGATTTTGTGCGGAGTATCCGCTCCATGCTTTCGGACGCCGAGAGCCTGGAGAAGGTGTTCGGCGAACTGGAAGAAGAAGCCGCCTCCTGGCTATCCGCGCAGGAGATCCCGCTGGCGGGCGCCGAATTCGAGCGGAGCGGCGACATGCGCTTCCACGGCCAGTCGTTCGATTTGACCGTCTCCCTCTCCGGCCGGGAGAGCCCCGAAACCTCCTTCCGCCGGAGCTACGAACAGGTTTACGGCTATCAGGACTCGAATTGCCCCATCGAGGTGCTGCAACTCAGGCTCCTGGCCCGGGTGCCGAACCCGCGGCCGAATGTCGAGGCGAACGGCCAGAGCCCTGCGGGAAGCCGGTCTGCACCCGCCGCGGAGCGGCAAATCTTCTACCGCGGCGAAACGATAAAGGTGCCGGTCTACCGGCGCGCCGATCTTCCCCGGGAGGTTCGCCTTCCAGGGCCCGCCGTCGTGACGCAGTACGATACCACCATTTTCATTACGCCGCGTTTTGATTTCTGGACCGACTTCCGGGGGAACATTCGAGCGGAGGCGAAGCGATGAAAACGCCGGAGATGGATCCCATCCTTCTCGAAGTGCTCCGGGCCCAGATGCAGGGGGTCGTCGAGGAAATGGGCGAGATGATGACCCGCTGCGGCCACACAGTCTTCGTCAAGGAGACGCAGGATTTTGTCGTCGCGCTGGTCACCCTGGAGGGGGAAGTCGCCTTCTGCTCCGAGCGGGTCGGCCTCTGGGTCGCCATCGGCCAGAACTACAAGGCGGTGATCGATGCGGGCGGCCCCTATGCGGAGGGGGATGTCTGGATCACCAACGATCCGCACGAGAGCCGGGGGCTGGTCGCCCATCTGCCGGATATCTTCGGGTGGCGGCCCATCTACCACGGCGGCGAGCTGGTCTGCTTCGCGTGCGCGTTTCTCCATTTCACCGACGTGGGCGGGATGGCGCCGGGCTCGGTGGCGCCCCGCGCGGTGGATCTGTTCCAGGAAGGCACGATCATCCCCGTCACCAAGCTTGTCCAGAAGGGGGAAATCCGCGAGGAGATTCTGCGTTTTTTCCTGCGCAACACCCGGACCCCGGAGCGTTGCCGCGGCGATCTGCTTGCCCTGCTGGGAACCTTGCGGCGGGCGGAGGAGCGGCTTCATCATCTGGCCGAGAAATTCGGCTCCGATACCATCCAGCAGGGGCTCTACAAGGTCCTCTCCTACGCCGAGGAACAATCCCGCGCCATCATCCGGGAGATCCCGGACGGGGATCATGTCTTCTGGGACTACATCGAGGGGGATTTCGCGCCCGGCGGAAGGCCGATCCGCATGCGGCTCAATCTTCAGGTGCGCGGCGATGAACTCACGCTCGATTTTACCGGGACGGACCCGCAGGTCTCGGCCGCCTTCAACATCCCGACCTACGGGGATGACAGCCATTATTTGCTCGTTCTGGGTGTGGTGAACTTTTTCCGGACGGTGAAAACCGATCTGGTATACAACTCGGGGCTCGTCCGCCCGGTCAAGGCCCGGAACCCGGTCGGCACGCTCTTGAATCCCGAACCGAACGCCCCCTGCGGGGCGAGACAGGCCACCTTTTTCCGGCTGGCCGACGTGGTGCTCGGCGCCCTTTGCCAGGCGCTGCCGGATCGGCTCCCCGCTGCCGGATGCGGGCAGGGCTCGATCATGCTGGTTTCGACGCCGGAGGTCGCCACCGGCACGCGGGTGGTGAGCATCGTTCAGCCCCTGGTGGGCGGCTCGGGAGCCCGCCCGGCCGAGGATGGCACCGAGGGGGTGGACTTTACCACGGGCTTTTACCGCAACATCCCGAGCGAGGTGCTCGAGTCGGAGACCCCGGTCGTGGTCGAGGAGTATGCCCTGCGCCCCGATTCGGGCGGGGCCGGCCGGCGGCGCGGCGGCTCGGGCCTGAAGTATGCCATGCGTGTACTCTCGCCCGGCTCTATCGTGACCTCTCGCGCACTCGAGCGTTTTTATTTCCAGCCGTGGGGGCGGGAGGGCGGCGCGCCCGGCGCCAACGGAAGGGCGCGGCTCAAGCTGCCGAATGCTCCGCTTCAGGAGATCAAGAAGATTGATGTCCTGGAGCTTCCCGCGAACGCCGTCCTCTTTGTGGAGACGGCCGGCGGCGGCGGGTTCGGCCCGCCCTGGGAGCGTCCCGCGGAAGATGTGCTCCGCGATGTGGAGGATGGGTTCGTCTCTCCTCAGGTGGCGGAGGACGTATACGGAGTGATTCTGAGTGGCGGGTCGGTGGATGCGGCGGCGACCGGAAAGCGGCGCGCCGGGATGCTGGCCCAGTCGAACGGTTTTGGGCGGTTTTCATTCGGCGAGGCAAGGGAGCGCTACGAGTCGGTCTGGCCGGATGCGCTTCAGCTGGCCGTCAACGGGGCGACTGAGGGCCTTCCGGCCACCATTCGCGAGCATGTCCGGCTGGAGATGCTGCGCCGCATCGAGGAGAATGATGAGCTGAGAAAAGGCGCGGACCTGGCTGCGTTGCGCGCGCTTTCGGCCGAAATCCTGGAAAGCCTGAAGCCCTCCGGCGAAAGTATCGCCTAGCCTGCTTCATTGCGGCCGCTCCGGGTGCCAGTGCTTCACATGGCCCCGGCTTATTTTATAAAGAGTGCTTCCAGGCCCGGTCCGGAGGCAGCTTTTGATCTGTCATCTCTTTCCCTTTGCGGCAGCGCGCGTCTTTGCTTTCGCCAATCTCACATTCCGGATTTCTTCAAAATCCCGGTAGAGAAGAGAAAGATCGTCTTCAATCATCCCCCGCGCCACTGCTTTCTGGATGAAGTCGAAGGTCAGCTCGCCGAGGCTAACATCCGCCCCGTGCTTTTTGCCCAGCTTCACGGCGAGGCCCACGTCCTTGTGCAGGTTGTAGATGCGTGCCTTGGCGTTCCACTTGCCGGAGAGAATGTTCTCCGGAAATCGGAAACGGCTCGCGTAGCTGTAAGCGGTCGAGACGTTGAAGACATCAATCATGTCCTCGACCCGCATCCCCATCCGTTCGATGAGCTGCGCCCCCTGGCAGGTCGCAAGGAAAATGGAATGAAGTACCATGTTGTGCACCAGCTTCATAGTGTGTCCCGCGCCGGTGGGGCCGAGATGGAAGGTCTTGTCCACGAAGGGGTTGAGGTATTTGCGCGTTTTGCGGATGACTTTCTCATCTCCGCCCATCATCAGGGTCAGTTTGCCGGCCAGGATGCCGGAGGGGCCGCCGCTCATCCCGGCGTCCACGTAGGCGATGCCTTTTTTTTCCGCCCGGCGGGCCAGCTTCTTGGTCTCGGCCGGATCGGAGGAAGTCAGATCGTAGAGTACCAATCCCTTGCGTGCGCTCTGCAGGATGCCGTCGTTCCCCTTGAGGCAGTCGGCGATCTCGGCGGAGGAGGGCACGACGAAAAAAATAATGCGGCACGCCCTGGCCATTTCGCCGGGGGTGGCGATCCGCACATTTTTCTTTTTTTCGTGGGCTTTCCGGATCTCCGGCACCGTCTCCCAGACGGCGATCGGGATATTGGCTTTCATGAAGCGCTGGGCGACAGGACCGCCCATCCGGCCGAGGCCGATGATTCCGACTTCCTCCGTTTTTTTCATCTGCATCCTTTCACGCGGAACGGGGGCGCCCCCTGTGTTGTGGACAGTCTCCTGGCG
It includes:
- a CDS encoding hydantoinase/oxoprolinase family protein → AILRIATANMYAEFLPMIARYGVDQRDFILLPYGGAGPTHAFFLAEEVGLTRLLIPRPPGAMCALGAALADFQMDFVRSIRSMLSDAESLEKVFGELEEEAASWLSAQEIPLAGAEFERSGDMRFHGQSFDLTVSLSGRESPETSFRRSYEQVYGYQDSNCPIEVLQLRLLARVPNPRPNVEANGQSPAGSRSAPAAERQIFYRGETIKVPVYRRADLPREVRLPGPAVVTQYDTTIFITPRFDFWTDFRGNIRAEAKR
- a CDS encoding hydantoinase B/oxoprolinase family protein → MKTPEMDPILLEVLRAQMQGVVEEMGEMMTRCGHTVFVKETQDFVVALVTLEGEVAFCSERVGLWVAIGQNYKAVIDAGGPYAEGDVWITNDPHESRGLVAHLPDIFGWRPIYHGGELVCFACAFLHFTDVGGMAPGSVAPRAVDLFQEGTIIPVTKLVQKGEIREEILRFFLRNTRTPERCRGDLLALLGTLRRAEERLHHLAEKFGSDTIQQGLYKVLSYAEEQSRAIIREIPDGDHVFWDYIEGDFAPGGRPIRMRLNLQVRGDELTLDFTGTDPQVSAAFNIPTYGDDSHYLLVLGVVNFFRTVKTDLVYNSGLVRPVKARNPVGTLLNPEPNAPCGARQATFFRLADVVLGALCQALPDRLPAAGCGQGSIMLVSTPEVATGTRVVSIVQPLVGGSGARPAEDGTEGVDFTTGFYRNIPSEVLESETPVVVEEYALRPDSGGAGRRRGGSGLKYAMRVLSPGSIVTSRALERFYFQPWGREGGAPGANGRARLKLPNAPLQEIKKIDVLELPANAVLFVETAGGGGFGPPWERPAEDVLRDVEDGFVSPQVAEDVYGVILSGGSVDAAATGKRRAGMLAQSNGFGRFSFGEARERYESVWPDALQLAVNGATEGLPATIREHVRLEMLRRIEENDELRKGADLAALRALSAEILESLKPSGESIA
- a CDS encoding NAD(P)-dependent oxidoreductase — translated: MKKTEEVGIIGLGRMGGPVAQRFMKANIPIAVWETVPEIRKAHEKKKNVRIATPGEMARACRIIFFVVPSSAEIADCLKGNDGILQSARKGLVLYDLTSSDPAETKKLARRAEKKGIAYVDAGMSGGPSGILAGKLTLMMGGDEKVIRKTRKYLNPFVDKTFHLGPTGAGHTMKLVHNMVLHSIFLATCQGAQLIERMGMRVEDMIDVFNVSTAYSYASRFRFPENILSGKWNAKARIYNLHKDVGLAVKLGKKHGADVSLGELTFDFIQKAVARGMIEDDLSLLYRDFEEIRNVRLAKAKTRAAAKGKR